tcgacactttagggttagtcgcccccttaaggagACTGTAATATAGGTCTGTGGACATTATAGCTAACCTGAATAGTATCTAAAGAGTTCTTAGCACATTTTGTATTGTTAATGGCACGATAttggccggtataaatagtcaatactcaagatgcatctcggtctcaagacacggttcaggatctgtaattggttggctgtcaaaatttggaccaatcatagagccgaaccgcgtcttgagactgagatgcatcttgagtactgactatttataccggcctatgtatattatatctaGCGGAATGTTGGCAGTTAGTACCTCTAGTATATGTCGATATGAGACCAGCTGCCGCTACCCAAAATACATTAGCTTATACCTACTAGATTTAACCAAGAGTAAATGCTTATAACTTAAACCTATTTCTAACTCTCTAATGTTTGCTTTAATGTAATTGGACTTGTTTATTTAAGACGAAAATGATTCGCGTAATGAATTCGAATCACATTGTTACAAGTAGCTTATGGAGGCGTCCCACATGACCAGCGCGCCGGCCTGCGAGCGCTACACTGAGCGCCGCGCGCGCGCTACCATTCTTATAAGAACGCAGAGCCGCGCATAGCGCTATCTCGTTCCCGCATGGCGAAGCGACGCGCCGCATGACCACTCCGCTACCCAGCGAGCGCTGCACTGAGGCTCCGCGCGTGCGTCGCCgcatattcatattatgtggGGACCGCGCATGCGCGTTGAGTATCGTGCTGTCCTACTCTACAGAGCAGCCGTGACGTAGAACCCGTCCGTCGACCTGCCAGCATCGAACTGAGGTGCAGCGCGTGCGCCGGGAATATTTATATCCTCGGTCGGCGCATGCGCAAACCGGACGACGACTGCAGCGCTCCCTGACGTTCGCCGTTGGAAACAATGTTTGTGATTTTGTATATAAGCCGTGAGAATCTCTAATAAATCGTTCATTGTCATTACCACCTTCACCGTGTGTTTTACTCTGAGCTCTACCCAAGGCCGCTACATCTGGTAACCCCGACGCTGAAGAAATCGCTGCAGGAGAAAACTATGGCCGAACAAGGAGCAAGCACTCAGCCACAGATGAAGATCACTTCTGAAGTCCCTGAGGGTCTCGTCAGTGACATCAGCGCAGTCTCTGTGCAATCCAGAATGCTGCCATTTTGGAGACAACATCCGCGCGCCTGGTTTCTACATTTTGAAGCCGTCGTCGACCCCCTGAAGACGTCCGACGACCAAAAATATCGTTACCTGCTCCAACAACTGCAGCAAACAGATCTAGAGCACATTACGGACATTCTCTACGATCCGACAGCCAGCAAGAAATATGAAAAGGTGAAGCAGCGTCTACTAGAGACATACGACACATCAGACGTAAAAAACTTCCAGAAACTCGTCAGCGGCCTAGAATTGGGAGACTTGAAGCCGTCGCAACTCATGCGAAAAATGAAGGAGCTCGCAAGCGGCATGATAACAGACGAAGGACTCCGGATCGAATGGATGAACCGCCTTCCCGCGCAAGTTCGCGTCATACTCTCCATCAACAAAGAGTCGTCGCTAGAAACTCTAGCGGCGATGGCGGACAAAATGGTGGAGTACGCAGAAGTTCCCAGCGTTGCTGCCGTCACAGCAACGTGCCCCGCACCAGCGCCGTCAACCTCGTCAGCTTCAGAACCTTCCTACATGGAAACTCTAGCGAGACAAATCGAGAAGCTCACGCTGGAAGTCGCCGAGTTACGTCGCGGACGGTCACACTATCGCAACCGTCGCCGCTCATTCTCAAGACCGCGATCACGCTCGCATTCAAGGCGGCGTGGTCCAAGGCCAGGACAGGAAGACTCGTGGGAATGTTATTACCACTACACCTTCGGAGATAGAGCTAAAAACTGCGTGTCCCCGTGTCGCCGCAGAAACAAGAAGAGTTCGGGAAACTAACTCGGACACCGACCGTGGCGGACGTCGGTGTCTCCCGCACTAGTCATCGCCTCTGTGTCTTCGATCGCGACACCCGCGAACGTTTCCTCGTGGACACAGGCGCCGACATCTCTGTGCTCGCCGCCACACAACTTAGAAAAAAGAAGCGCACCGAGGagacatacaaattgtatgcaGCGAACAACACGCCGATCAAAACCTACGGAGAAGAAACTATAAAGCTCAACCTTGGACTCCGTCGAAGTTTTCGATGGACGTTTGTAGTGGCCGACATCAAAACATCGATTCTGGGCGCCGATTTTCTACACCACTACAAACTACTCGTCGATCTTCACACGAAGAGACTCGTCGACAAAGTAACCGACTTATCCGTCAACGCCGTGAAAGTCGTTACCGATATCGAGTCCGTGCACGTCGTGAGCAGCGACCAAGCTTACCACGACATCCTCAAGTTGTTCCCGAACGTCCTCCGGCCAATGTCACTGAAGCAGCCGAGCAAACACGATGTCGTTCATCATATTGAAACAACTGGGCCACCGCTTTTCGCTCGAGCACGAC
Above is a genomic segment from Aricia agestis chromosome 18, ilAriAges1.1, whole genome shotgun sequence containing:
- the LOC121736178 gene encoding uncharacterized protein K02A2.6-like, encoding MAEQGASTQPQMKITSEVPEGLVSDISAVSVQSRMLPFWRQHPRAWFLHFEAVVDPLKTSDDQKYRYLLQQLQQTDLEHITDILYDPTASKKYEKVKQRLLETYDTSDVKNFQKLVSGLELGDLKPSQLMRKMKELASGMITDEGLRIEWMNRLPAQVRVILSINKESSLETLAAMADKMVEYAEVPSVAAVTATCPAPAPSTSSASEPSYMETLARQIEKLTLEKQEEFGKLTRTPTVADVGVSRTSHRLCVFDRDTRERFLVDTGADISVLAATQLRKKKRTEETYKLYAANNTPIKTYGEETIKLNLGLRRSFRWTFVVADIKTSILGADFLHHYKLLVDLHTKRLVDKVTDLSVNAVKVVTDIESVHVVSSDQAYHDILKLFPNVLRPMSLKQPSKHDVVHHIETTGPPLFARARPLPPDKYKTAQLEFERMMEMGICKPSKSPWASPLHVVKKKDGTLRVCGDYRRLNAVTLPDRYPIPRIQDFTYKLHGKKLFSKLDLKMAYFWIPISKEDAEKTAIITPFGLFEFKCMTFGLRNASQTFQRFMHQILRGIDGCFSFVDDLLIFAEDEDSHKKLLRQVLERLDQNGVTLNIEKCEFGKNKINFLGYEVSADAAYLYKPSCK